One window of Trichoderma breve strain T069 chromosome 3, whole genome shotgun sequence genomic DNA carries:
- a CDS encoding fibronectin type III-like domain-containing protein produces the protein MVKPLSVFAAALLAAVADANPYPPPHSNEAYSPPFYPSPWMDPNAPGWEQAYAQAKEFVSGLTLLEKVNLTTGVGWMGEKCVGNVGTVPRLGLRSLCMQDGPLGLRFNRYNSAFATGLTAAASWSRHLWVDRGTALGSEAKNKGVDVLLGPVAGPLGRNPNGGRNVEGFGNDPYLAGVALADTVTGIQNAGTVACAKHFLLNEQEHFRQALSSNVDDKTIHEVYGWPFQDAVKAGVGSIMCSYNQVNNSYACQNSKLLNGLLKEEYGFQGFVMSDWQAQHAGVSTAAAGLDMTMPGDTLFNTGASYFGSNLTLAVLNGTVPEWRIDDMVMRIMASFFKAAVNENWEKVNYGVDVRADHAHHIREAGAKGTVILKNNGILPLNKPKFLTVIGEDAGSNPAGPNGCGDRGCDDGTLAMEWGSGTTNFPYLVTPDAAIQYQALQDGSRYESILNNYATSAIQSLVSQPEAIAIVFANSDSGEGYLHPDGNEGDRKNITLWKNGDDLIKTVAANNAKTVVVIHSTGPVILKDYAVHPNISAIVWAGTPGQESGNSLVDILYGKQSPGRTPFTWGPSLESYGVQVMTTPNNGNNAPQDDFTEGAFIDYRYFDKVAPGKPRSSDKAPTYEFGFGLSWSTFKFSNLQIQKNNAGPLNPTTGKTIAAPVLGTFSKNLKDYGFPKNIRRIKEFIYPYLSSTSSGQAASGDSHYGQTAKQFLPAGANDGSPQHRSPSSGEPGGNRQLYDVIYTVTATITNTGKVMDDAVPQLYLSHGGPNEPVRVLRGFDRIERIAPGQSVTFKADLTRRDISNWDTKTQQWVVTKFPKTVYVGSSSRDLPLSARLS, from the exons ATGGTTAAGCCGCTGTCCGTGTTTGCTGCCGCCCTTTTGGCGGCAGTGGCAGATGCCAAT CCttatcctcctcctcactcCAACGAGGCGTATTCCCCTCCTTTCTATCCCTCCCCATGGATGGACCCCAATGCTCCGGGCTGGGAGCAGGCCTATGCTCAGGCTAAGGAGTTTGTTTCGGGCCTGACTCTCCTGGAGAAGGTCAACCTCACCACTGGTGTTGG TTGGATGGGTGAGAAGTGTGTTGGAAACGTTGGTACTGTCCCTCGCCTGGGCCTGCGATCTCTTTGCATGCAGGATGGTCCCCTTGGTCTCCGATTCAACAGGTACAACAGTGCTTTCGCTACTGGCTTGACTGCCGCCGCTAGTTGGAGCAGACACCTTTGGGTTGACCGTGGCACTGCCCTGGGCTCTGAGGCAAAGAACAAGGGtgttgatgttcttcttggacCTGTTGCCGGTCCTCTTGGCCGCAACCCCAACGGAGGCCGTAACGTCGAGGGCTTCGGAAACGATCCTTACCTCGCCGGTGTGGCTCTTGCCGATACTGTCACTGGTATCCAGAATGCTGGTACCGTGGCCTGCGCCAAGCACTTCCTCCTGAACGAACAGGAGCATTTCCGCCAA GCCCTGTCGTCCAACGTTGACGACAAGACCATCCACGAAGTCTACGGCTGGCCTTTCCAGGATGCTGTCAAGGCTGGTGTTGGCTCCATCATGTGCTCATACAACCAGGTCAACAACTCGTACGCCTGCCAGAACTCCAAGCTCCTCAACGGATTGCTCAAGGAGGAGTACGGTTTCCAAGGTTTCGTCATGAGCGATTGGCAGGCTCAGCACGCTGGTGTCTCGACCGCTGCTGCCGGTCTTGACATGACCATGCCTGGTGATACCCTCTTCAACACCGGTGCGTCTTACTTCGGAAGCAACCTGACCCTTGCCGTCCTCAACGGCACTGTCCCCGAGTGGCGTATCGATGACATGGTCATGCGTATCatggcctccttcttcaag GCTGCCGTCAATGAGAACTGGGAGAAGGTCAACTACGGTGTCGATGTCCGTGCTGACCACGCCCACCACATTCGTGAGGCTGGTGCCAAGGGAACCGTTATCCTCAAGAACAACGGCATCCTGCCCCTCAACAAGCCCAAGTTCCTTACCGTCATCGGTGAGGATGCTGGCTCCAACCCTGCTGGTCCCAACGGCTGCGGTGACCGCggctgtgatgatggcacTCTTGCCATGGAGTGGGGTTCCGGTACCACCAACTTCCCCTACCTCGTTACCCCTGACGCTGCGATCCAGTACCAGGCTCTCCAGGATGGCTCTCGCTACGAGAGCATCCTGAACAACTACGCCACCTCTGCCATCCAGTCTCTCGTCAGCCAGcccgaggccatcgccattgTCTTTGCCAACTCGGACAGTGGTGAGGGTTACCTCCACCCTGATGGCAATGAGGGTGACCGCAAGAACATTACCCTGTGGAAGAACGGCGATGACCTCATCAAGACCGTTGCTGCCAACAACGCCAAGACCGTTGTTGTTATCCACTCGACTGGTCCCGTCATCCTGAAGGACTACGCCGTCCACCCCAACATCTCTGCCATTGTTTGGGCTGGTACCCCCGGTCAGGAGTCTGGTAACTCTCTTGTCGATATCCTGTACGGCAAGCAGAGCCCCGGACGTACTCCCTTCACTTGGGGTCCTTCTCTGGAGAGCTACGGCGTTCAGGTCATGACTACTCCCAACAACGGTAACAACGCTCCTCAGGATGACTTCACCGAGGGCGCCTTCATTGACTACCGCTACTTCGACAAGGTGGCTCCCGGCAAGCCTCGCAGCTCTGACAAGGCTCCCACGTACGAGTTCGGCTTCGGACTGTCGTGGTCGACCTTCAAGTTCTCCAACCTCCAGATCCAAAAGAACAACGCCGGCCCGTTGAACCCCACCACCGGCAAGACCATTGCTGCTCCCGTCTTGGGCACTTTCAGCAAGAACCTGAAGGACTATGGTTTCCCCAAGAACATTCGCCGCATCAAGGAGTTCATCTACCCATACCTGAGCTCCACCAGCTCTGGCCAGGCCGCTTCTGGCGACTCCCACTACGGCCAGACTGCCAAGCAGTTCCTCCCTGCCGGTGCCAACGACGGCAGCCCTCAGCATCGCTCTCCTTCCTCTGGTGAGCCCGGTGGCAATCGCCAGCTGTATGATGTCATCTACACCGTTACtgccaccatcaccaacaccgGTAAGGTCATGGACGATGCTGTTCCCCAGCTGTACCTGAGCCACGGTGGCCCCAACGAGCCCGTCCGGGTTCTGCGTGGCTTTGACCGTATCGAGCGCATTGCGCCCGGCCAGAGCGTCACCTTCAAGGCTGACCTGACTCGTCGTGACATTTCCAACTGGGACACCAAGACTCAGCAGTGGGTTGTCACCAAGTTCCCCAAGACTGTCTACGTCGGCAGCTCTTCGCGCGACCTGCCCCTCAGCGCCCGCCTGTCAtga
- a CDS encoding zinc-binding dehydrogenase domain-containing protein, which translates to MSSFTIPKTVKQWQVAEYNGFEGLKFSEQPLPEVGDNEVLVKLEAASLNYRDLIIARGEYPFGMAPNVVPGSDGAGTVVSVGKSVTLFQPGDKVITLFNQAHLGGNLTPKTIATGTGGVLDGTLRTYGAFNENALVRSPSNLTALEASTLPCAGLTAWNALFGSADHTVKAGHWVLVQGSGGVSIFALQFAKAAGARVIATTGSPAKAAQLKKLGADHVLNYKEDPNWGETAKKLTGGRGVDHVVQVAGAKEMEQSIAAVKMCGSIDIIGFLAGGGDEKEPSFLRCLSSLFTARGILVGSRVQLEELVEAIEAHPETLRPVVDEKVFKLEELKEAYEYQWSGKHFAKVAVEIN; encoded by the exons ATGAGCTCCTTTACTATCCCCAAGACCGTTAAGCAATGGCAAGTTGCTGAATACAATGGATTTGAGGGACTCAAGTTCTCTGAGCAGCCCCTGCCTGAAGTTGGCGACAACGAGGTTTTGGTTAAGC TCGAGGCTGCCTCTCTCAAC TACCGCGATCTCATCATCGCTAGGGGTGAATACCCCTTCGGTATGGCCCCAAATGTCGTCCCCGGATCTGATGGTGCCGGCACTGTCGTCTCCGTCGGCAAGAGCGTCACCCTCTTCCAGCCCGGCGACAAGGTCATCACTCTCTTCAACCAGGCTCACCTGGGCGGAAACCTGACCCCCAAGACCATTGCCACCGGAACTGGAGGTGTCCTAGACGGCACTCTCCGCACCTATGGCGCTTTCAACGAGAACGCTCTTGTGCGCAGCCCCTCTAACTTGACTGCTCTTGAGGCCTCTACCCTTCCCTGCGCTGGCCTGACTGCCTGGAATGCTCTGTTCGGCTCTGCCGACCACACCGTCAAGGCTGGCCACTGGGTTCTCGTCCAGGGCAGCGGAGGTGTCAGCATCTTTGCCCTGCAGTTTGCAAAGGCCGCCGGTGCCAGGGTCATTGCCACCACTGGATCTCCCGCCAAGGCCGcccagctgaagaagcttggTGCCGACCACGTCCTCAACTACAAGGAGGATCCCAACTGGGGCGAGACGGCCAAGAAACTGACCGGCGGCCGCGGCGTCGACCACGTCGTGCAGGTTGCCGGtgccaaggagatggagcagagCATTGCCGCCGTCAAGATGTGCGGTtccatcgacatcatcggcTTCCTTGCTGGAGGCGGAGACGAGAAGGAGCCTAGCTTCCTGCGATGCTTGTCCAGCCTGTTCACTGCTCGTGGTATCCTTGTGGGCAGCCGTGTGCAGCTGGAGGAGTTGGTTGAGGCGATCGAGGCCCACCCTGAGACGCTGAGGCCGGTGGTTGACGAGAAGGTGTTTAAgttggaggagctgaaggaggCGTATGAGTACCAGTGGTCGGGCAAGCACTTTGCCAAGGTTGCTGTTGAGATTAACTAA
- a CDS encoding ergosterol biosynthesis ERG4/ERG24 family domain-containing protein → MGKASPAAAEQPHDYEFGGPLGAFGISFGLPVLVYLFTFSCNDVSGCPAPSFLSPKTLSIDQLKLEVGWPEDGIWGLASWKASGALAAYYLLNLILYAILPAAEVEGTELRSGGRLKYRFNTMYSNMATLFALAAGTIAQGAEFPVWTFISDNYVQLLTASILLSYGMATFVYVRSFSVKAGNKDNRELAAGGHTGNILYDWYIGRELNPRVTIPLIGEVDLKEWCELRPGMMGWIILNCSWCAQQYRNYGFVTDSVVCITIVQALYIIDSWVNEAAILTTMDITTDGFGMMLSFGDLVWVPFVYSLQTRYLSVYPRSLGPVGLLVSGSLIGLGFFIFRSANSQKNVFRTNPSDPSVAHLKYIETKTGSKLLTTGLAGYQILSAGASSAEGAFVMADGRQVVQGEAKGWGMFITYFYIVYFGVLLIHRDGRDDLKCYRKYGEDWNKYKKLVRWRIIPGIY, encoded by the exons ATGGGCAAAGCATCGCCAGCTGCCGCCGAGCAGCCTCACGATTATGAATTTGGTGGACC GCTCGGTGCTTTTGGCATCTCCTTCGGCCTACCCGTTCTCGTCTACCTCTTCACCTTTTCCTGCAACGACGTCTCGGGCTGTCCCGCGCCCTCGTTCCTGAGCCCCAAAACTCTCTCAATCGACCAGTTGAAGCTCGAGGTTGGCTGGCCTGAGGATGGCATCTGGGGATTGGCTAGCTGGAAGGCGTCCGGCGCTTTGGCGGCATACTACCTTCTCAACCTGATTCTATACGCGATTCTCCCTGCTGCCGAGGTGGAGGGCACAGAACTGCGATCTGGCGGCCGCCTCAAATACAGATTCAACA CCATGTACTCCAACATGGCGACTCTTTTTGCGCTTGCCGCCGGAACCATCGCCCAGGGTGCAGAGTTCCCCGTCTGGACCTTCATCAGCGACAACTACGTCCAGCTCCTCACCGCGAGCATCCTGCTCTCGTACGGCATGGCTACCTTTGTCTATGTCCGAAGCTTCAGCGTAAAGGCTGGCAACAAGGACAACCGCGAGCTGGCCGCCGGAGGACACACGGGAAACATTCTGTATGATTGGTACATCGGACGCGAGCTGAACCCTCGCGTCACGATCCCCCTTATTGGAGAGGTCGACCTGAAGGAGTGGTGCGAGCTTCGACCCGGCATGATGGGATGGATCATCTTGAACTGCTCTTGGTGCGCTCAGCAGTACCGCAACTATGGTTTCGTCACAGACAGTGTTGTCTGCATTACCATTGTGCAGGCCCTGTACATCATTGACTCGTGGGTGAACGAGGCAGCCATCTTGACGACCATGGACATCACCACTGATGGCTTCGGCATGATGTTGTCATTCGGAGACCTTGTCTGGGTCCCGTTTGTCTACTCCCTTCAGACTCGGTATTTGTCTGTTTATCCTCGCTCGCTCGGCCCCGTTGGGCTCCTCGTCTCCGGTTCGCTCATCGGTCTtggtttcttcatcttccgaTCCGCCAACAGCCAGAAGAACGTCTTCCGCACCAACCCCAGCGACCCAAGCGTTGCTCATCTCAAATACATCGAGACCAAGACTGGCAGCAAGCTTCTCACCACAG GCCTCGCCGGATACCAGATCCTTTCTGCTGGCGCGTCTTCGGCCGAAGGGGCCTTTGTCATGGCCGATGGCCGACAAGTGGTTCAAGGCGAAGCCAAGGGCTGGGGCATGTTTATCACCTACTTCTATATCGTGTACTTCGGAGTCCTCCTAATCCACCGTGATGGACGGGATGACCTCAAGTGCTACCGCAAGTATGGCGAGGATTGGAACAAGTACAAGAAGCTTGTGCGATGGAGGATTATTCCTGGCATATACTAG